Genomic window (Nitrospiria bacterium):
AAATTGCAGGAAAAATTCTCTTCCTATTTTTCCTGCAATTTGATATTTTTACCAAAATAAATACAGGGAGGAAAATTTGATGGAATATCGGACGCTGGGGCGAACAGGCCTTAAGGTTTCAGAAATAGGGTTTGGGGCATGGGGAATCGGAAAAACCTGGTGGGGCCCTGCGGATGATCGGGAGTCGCTTAAAGCGCTAACCCGGGCCATGGAGTGCGGCATTAATTTTTTTGA
Coding sequences:
- a CDS encoding aldo/keto reductase — its product is MEYRTLGRTGLKVSEIGFGAWGIGKTWWGPADDRESLKALTRAMECGINFF